Below is a genomic region from Flammeovirgaceae bacterium SG7u.111.
GGCTGTAGCCCGGCGCAGGATCTGGGTGGTGATTAAGCTTTATATCGGTGCTCACGCCCCAGCCAAAGCGGATGTAAGGTCCTTTTTTCACCACGCTGTCCAACATACCCATATAATGCCTCCTTATTTTTTCCATCCCAGGGATTACCTCGTGCACAAAATCAAAGTTTTGCCCAATCTTTTCTTCGGCACTCCAATGGTTGGGGGCACAGAGGTGCACAGCGGCAAGCCAATCATCGTCATCGGCAAGTTGCCAAACGGCTATGTCTTCTTGCACTTGGCAGTTGAGCGCATCGAATAGGTCGATGTAAGGACTCTCTCCTATCAACTCACCTTCTTCGCTGTATTGGATCATTTCCCCCGTATGCAGGCATTGCAAAATAGCTCTGTCCCCATGTTCGGTATTGATGAAAAGTTCGGGATGTTCCTTGGAAAGTTGTTTTATGAGGTAAAAATTGACTGCCTTTTCGAGCTCAGGGTTATACCGTGCTTTTTGGTAATACTTATGGATATTTTCTGCTCGGCAAGCCTCCTTGTTCTTTCGGAAGTACTCAAACTCATTGTCGAGCTGAAAAACCAATTTATCGAGTTCTTCGGCTTTTTCAATTGGTTTTAGCCCAGGGGCTACAGTATATTTTCCTTTCAAAAAAGGGAGGTAATACACTGGTGATTGGTTGATAGATATTTTCATAAAATAGGGTTGCAAACGTACACAAAGGTACGTTTGCAACCCTAAAAATTAGAAAATTTTAGTAGGAAAACTATTCGCTTCTCAAAGAATCTACCGGGTTGGCAAATATCAAGCGTAGGGTGTGGTAGCCCGCCGTGAGGAACGCAACCGCAAAAGTCAGGAAAATACCGATGGCAAACGCATCCCATTTGATGTCGACCCGGTACACATAAAACTCTGTGAACAAAGCATCCATAATGAAATAGGCTGCCGGGGTGGAAACTACAAACCCAAGCAAGAGCAACCAGAGATATTCCATAGTGAATATTTTCATGATATTTGCCTTGCTCGCCCCCAACACTTTTCGCACGCCGACTTCCTTCTGCTTGCGGTTAGCCACAAACGAAACCAAGCCGAACAAACCGATAGCTCCTATCAGGATAGCCAAGCCGGCAAAAAGCTGGAACAACACAAAAATCTCTTGCTCCGTTTCATACAATTCGGCTATATTATCGTCCAAGAAATCATACTCCAATACAAACTCTGGCAATACTTTTTCCCACTCATCTTCCAAATGGCTCAAGGCACTTTTAAACGATTCGCCCTCTAGCTTTATAGCTGCCATGTAATACGCATTACGTCTTGAGGCTAACATTACGGTCAGATCAACCTCATCATGAAGAGCTTGGGTATGGAAATCTTCAATTACCCCTTTCACGTTGGCGGTCATTCCCCAAAGCCGCAATTCATTTCCCAAAATATCGTAAGGGTCTTCAAAGCCAAGCTTTTTTGCCAACGTTTCATTCACCAAAAATCTTTCCACCGAATCGGTAAAAACTAATCCCTCACCAGCCAAAAGCTTTATGCCATATGTGTCCAGAAAATCAGGATCAACCAGTTTTACTTGCGCCTCGTTCTCGTAAAGAGAGTCTGCTGTTTTTAGATGAAAATTACTATTCCAAGTACTTCCCGAAATTGCCCCAGAGTTGGAAAAGGTAACATATTTGATATCTGGATGCTGCATAAGTCCATTTTTGAGCACCTGTAATTTTTCATCGTCTTGCGCAAATGTCCCAAACTCCACCACAGCTTCTTTTTCTATTCCCAAGTTGGCTTCTTGCAAGTAATTGAGCTGGCGCATGAGCAAAATCGTACATACGATCAGGATTTGGGAAATGGCAAATTGGGCAATTACCAACCCTTTCCTCACATTGAGTTTTTTTCCAAACTTGTTATCTATATTGTTTTTGATTGCCCTCACAGGATCAAGTACAGAAAGCATAAAGGAAGGATACAATCCGGCAAAAAGAGTCACTCCTACCATGATACTTGCACAGAAGACCCAAACATTTGGGTTGGAAAAATCGGGGGAAATCCCTTCTCCTAAAACTGGTGCAAGCAAACGAGCGGCTTCTCCCGATAACAACAAAGCCAAGCCTAACGCCATAATGGTGATGAGAAATGTTTCAGTCATAAAATACAACATCACATGCCTTTTGCTACTACCCAATGTTTTCCTTATGCCCACTTCTCTCGCTCGGGTGAAAATTAGGCTAGCATTCAAGTTAATGAAGTTGATACATGCGGTGATGATCAACATAATGCCGATGGCAATGAGCAATACCAACACTTGTATAGGTGTTTGGGCACCATATGCACCCCAGTCGGAACTAAAGTGGATATCTTGTAAATTTTGAACCTCGTACTTTAGAAACTGGGCTTGGTCGCCACGATATTTTTTGACAAAATCAACCAAGCGCTCGTTAATCTTTGCAGGTGTTTCTCCTTTAGGGATGCGGAAATAAACTTCATGGCTCGAAGAAGTACTTCCCCATTCATCGTTATCTCTATCGTCCCAAACAGTGCTGTTCGATGCTACCAAATGAAAAGGTATCACCGTATTGTAAGGAGGATCTTTCACAATTCCGCCCACAGTAAGGAGGTATTCATTGTCGAGGGTCAATTGCTTGCCCATGGCATCTGTAGTTCCAAAATACTTGACAGCCAACTTCTCAGAAATAACCATCTTTCCGGGCTCGTTCAAGACCATTGGCGAACCCGATACCCATTGGTATTTGAACAAATCGAAAAAGCCTGGCTCGGCAAATGTCAGCATGGATTCCTGTTCCTGAAATTTTTTCCTTTCCCCATCCTCTTCTACTATCACCACACCTAAGAGCTGATCATCGACAAAAACTACAGGACCTAGCTCGGGAAAATCAGTCCGTAAGGCTTCGGGCAGCGGGCGAGGAACACCTCGGTTGGTCTCGGTAGTTCCGTACTCGGTATCAGTGCTTACTATCCTGTAAATTTCTTCGGGGTGCGAATGATAGGTATCAAACGAATACTCAAAGGAAATTTTGAGATAGATAATGAAGGCACTCAAAATCCCCAGAAACAACCCAATCAGATTAATGGATGTATGAAGGCGGTTTCTGGAAAAGTTACGGAAACTTGTGACAATGTAATTCTTAAGCATAAAGAGGTAGGCTTTGGGTTAATAATAAAAGCGTAATCCCAAGATTAATACCAGTTTTTATAATTTTGATTATCAATAACTTACAAATATTTTCTTTTCGCCACCCAACCTTATTTTGCCCGCTCACGAACACTTTTGTGCGCTACAAGACAGAAAAGTCTTATCCTAAATTTCAAGAAAACTCCTGTACATAAGAAGCTGAAACTGGTAGAGGGTCTTCCACATTTTTTAAGTGGAGCAGCACTCTCTGGTTTTTCTTTTCCACATGGGAAATATTGGCTTTATTCACCAAATATGAGCGATGACAGCGGGCAAATTGGCTCACGATCAACTGCTTTTCTATGTTTGAAAGCTTTTCTCTCAACAAAACACTTTTGGGTTCGTTATTTTTCAGATAAAAAATCTTCACATAATTATCCTCCGCCTTGGCATACAAAAAGTCTTCTGCTTCCATTTGGATGGACTGTTTTCCATTGGAAGAAGTGAATACTAGAGGAAGCTCTTGTTGAGTTTCTTTTTCCTTAAAAGCATTTTTTTCAAAAAAATAGGCTGCTGACAGGGGAATTATGATGATTCCGAAGTACTCGGCAAACATCCTGAAATAGGTTTCTGGTAAGAGATCAAACCAGTTCCAAAAATAATTGTACAGTAAAAAAGTAGCGGTTGCCCCGCACCATATTTCCCAGCTTCTCCACAGAAGAAGTTTAAGTTTTAAAAAACGGTGGTATATATATTCATTTCCTGCAAAAAGGAGCGAAGTAGTTAGCCCAAAAGCCAAAGCCCTCAACCCTAGAGAATGCCCCGAAGCGGAAATGCCAGTGGGAATATTATATGCTTGATACACAAAGAGAGAAAAACCTAAAAATAGACCTGAAAGCACTGATAGAAACAGGCTACTTATGACTACTCTATTTTCTTCTCTTATCTGCATTTGGCGCAAAACTGTTAGTTCGGTACTCTCTTTCTTGAAAAATAATACTATTCTATTGGCACTTAGGTCTTCTCAGAAGCCTAAAATGGTAGTTTTCAAAAATAATTAAAAAATTTTGATGACTCGAGGAACAATCATTTACATTATATGTTTATACATCTATATCATTAACAACTAAATTACATAATACAATGGCATCAATAAAAGAGAATGTAGAGCAGCTCAACAAAATGATTTTAGGAGGAGATATCCTAGGCGCTTTTGAGAAATTTTATGCTGAAGATGTGGTAATGCAAGATAACGATACTCCTTTGAGAGTAGGTAAGAAAGTTTGCAGGGAATATGAAGAGGCATTTGTAAACAACTTAACCGAGTTCCGCAGCGGTGAAGTAAAAAATACGCTAATAAGTGAAGAAGCTGGTGTTGCCACTGTTGAGTGGGCATTCGATTATAGCCATAAAGAGTGGGGTGACATGAACTATACTCAAGTAGCAGTGCAGACTTGGAAAGACGGGCAAATTGTAAACGAGAAGTTTATTTACAAAAGCTAAATAAAGCTTGGATAGTAGTATAACATGCGCTAAGCCATTAACTGTAAAGACTTATTAACAACCTTATAGAAACCGTTTCTGGATAATCCGGAAGCGGTTTCTGTGTGTTCAGACCGATACTACTAGTTTATATTTTCTGATTTCCCAAATATACAATGTTAATTAATCGCTGATAATGAGTACTTAAGTACTTTCAAAAAATAGTTGGCAATTGAAAATATCCCTTATTTTTGTACTTCTAAAAAAAGAATTAAACACATCACGCTTCACTCGTATTCATCAAAATCCCTGAAATTAGGGGTATTTTTTTTGACAATATTTATGCAACTTGGCGGTTCAGCCTAAAAGGGCACTTACGATCAAAACAATCTAGATTTGCGAGCATAACAAGTACGTAGCCAAACAACTTACTACCATTCAAATACACATTAATTTCGAGCAGCTACTAACGCATGAAAAACTCACCACTTTCTTTACTTATAAAACTAGGTAAATATTCTAGTAGCATTTTTTTGCTATTTAGTTTCTTATGTGTACAAGCTCAGAATGAACTTTCTGAACAAGCAGATAGCTGTTTTGCTAATGCGGACTATGCCCAAGCCCTTGAAAAATATACAGAATGGCTTCGCAATAACGATGTCATGTATGACAGCACTTACCTAGAAAACCTTCGCAAGCTGGCCCGTACTGAAGAACTTTTATTTCAATATGAAAATGCTTTGAGACATTTTGCCAAAGTGGAAGACTTGGCAAAAGTTCTTGAAAACAAATCGCTCTCTTATAAAGCTAGCACTAATATTGCAGACTTATTCAGAAGATTAGGACAATATGATAAGGCAAAAAAGCAGCTTCACGACCTCTATTTCACCCCAAAGGATTCTGTAATTTATTCAAGAGACCTGAGTAGAAAGTACCATCGCCTTGCGGCCATATCCCAAG
It encodes:
- a CDS encoding DUF3445 domain-containing protein, producing the protein MKISINQSPVYYLPFLKGKYTVAPGLKPIEKAEELDKLVFQLDNEFEYFRKNKEACRAENIHKYYQKARYNPELEKAVNFYLIKQLSKEHPELFINTEHGDRAILQCLHTGEMIQYSEEGELIGESPYIDLFDALNCQVQEDIAVWQLADDDDWLAAVHLCAPNHWSAEEKIGQNFDFVHEVIPGMEKIRRHYMGMLDSVVKKGPYIRFGWGVSTDIKLNHHPDPAPGYSQELWYGRKFDPDFPMLFTRTERQCLVGIPEHNAFIFTIRSYFADVSKMDEPTLQALKSALLSMSAETLVYKGLDDKREEIIAWLDELMG
- a CDS encoding FtsX-like permease family protein, translating into MLKNYIVTSFRNFSRNRLHTSINLIGLFLGILSAFIIYLKISFEYSFDTYHSHPEEIYRIVSTDTEYGTTETNRGVPRPLPEALRTDFPELGPVVFVDDQLLGVVIVEEDGERKKFQEQESMLTFAEPGFFDLFKYQWVSGSPMVLNEPGKMVISEKLAVKYFGTTDAMGKQLTLDNEYLLTVGGIVKDPPYNTVIPFHLVASNSTVWDDRDNDEWGSTSSSHEVYFRIPKGETPAKINERLVDFVKKYRGDQAQFLKYEVQNLQDIHFSSDWGAYGAQTPIQVLVLLIAIGIMLIITACINFINLNASLIFTRAREVGIRKTLGSSKRHVMLYFMTETFLITIMALGLALLLSGEAARLLAPVLGEGISPDFSNPNVWVFCASIMVGVTLFAGLYPSFMLSVLDPVRAIKNNIDNKFGKKLNVRKGLVIAQFAISQILIVCTILLMRQLNYLQEANLGIEKEAVVEFGTFAQDDEKLQVLKNGLMQHPDIKYVTFSNSGAISGSTWNSNFHLKTADSLYENEAQVKLVDPDFLDTYGIKLLAGEGLVFTDSVERFLVNETLAKKLGFEDPYDILGNELRLWGMTANVKGVIEDFHTQALHDEVDLTVMLASRRNAYYMAAIKLEGESFKSALSHLEDEWEKVLPEFVLEYDFLDDNIAELYETEQEIFVLFQLFAGLAILIGAIGLFGLVSFVANRKQKEVGVRKVLGASKANIMKIFTMEYLWLLLLGFVVSTPAAYFIMDALFTEFYVYRVDIKWDAFAIGIFLTFAVAFLTAGYHTLRLIFANPVDSLRSE
- a CDS encoding LytTR family DNA-binding domain-containing protein, with product MQIREENRVVISSLFLSVLSGLFLGFSLFVYQAYNIPTGISASGHSLGLRALAFGLTTSLLFAGNEYIYHRFLKLKLLLWRSWEIWCGATATFLLYNYFWNWFDLLPETYFRMFAEYFGIIIIPLSAAYFFEKNAFKEKETQQELPLVFTSSNGKQSIQMEAEDFLYAKAEDNYVKIFYLKNNEPKSVLLREKLSNIEKQLIVSQFARCHRSYLVNKANISHVEKKNQRVLLHLKNVEDPLPVSASYVQEFS
- a CDS encoding nuclear transport factor 2 family protein, producing the protein MASIKENVEQLNKMILGGDILGAFEKFYAEDVVMQDNDTPLRVGKKVCREYEEAFVNNLTEFRSGEVKNTLISEEAGVATVEWAFDYSHKEWGDMNYTQVAVQTWKDGQIVNEKFIYKS